A portion of the Girardinichthys multiradiatus isolate DD_20200921_A chromosome 23, DD_fGirMul_XY1, whole genome shotgun sequence genome contains these proteins:
- the LOC124860762 gene encoding uncharacterized protein LOC124860762 isoform X3, with the protein MWYYWYKQSAGDTLDLIAMQQKMIIPKYGPNFSASRFSVIHTGDSSNLTIFSTVQKDEGMYHCAEMDTLKSTWSGTYLSIKGNSKSTSTYTVVQQPTVSQTLQCSLLSDSENTTCSGDSSVFWFRARSDKSFPDVIYTEGEKAENCEKRSDSQKRCIYNFSKNVSFSDAGTYYCAVATCGQILFGKERDPQIDKTNEIHVVVVTIICLVISVTGNIVFICLQIQKSACERLKERSSSQRRNCSQKGNDTKDGPDLNYAALHFSNGRTSTGKKGELRTEECVYSQVKRSV; encoded by the exons ATGTGGTATTACTGGTACAAGCAGAGTGCCGGAGATACTCTGGATTTAATCGCGATGCAGCAGAAAATGATAATCCCAAAATATGGGCCAAATTTCTCTGCTTCAAGATTCAGTGTAATTCACACTGGGGATAGCAGCAATCTTACAATTTTTTCAACAGTTCAAAAAGATGAGGGAATGTATCACTGTGCTGAAATGGACACACTTAAATCTACGTGGAGTGGGACTTACTTATCAATAAAAG GAAACTCTAAGAGTACATCGACCTACACTGTTGTTCAGCAGCCGACAGTCTCACAGACCCTGCAGTGTTCACTCCTCTCTGACTCTGAGAACACAACCTGTTCAGGAGATTCCAGTGTGTTCTGGTTCAGGGCCAGATCAGATAAATCTTTTCCAGATGTTATCTACACTGAGGGGGAAAAAGCAGAAAATTGTGAGAAGAGATCTGATTCTCAGAAGAGATGTATTTATAACTTCTCTAAGAACGTCAGCTTCTCTGATGCTGGGACTTACTACTGTGCTGTGGCCACATGTGGACAGATACTATTTGGAAAGGAAAGGGACCCTCAAATCG ataaaacaaatgaaattcaTGTGGTGGTGGTCACAATAATCTGTTTGGTAATTTCTGTAACTGGTAACATTGTCTTCATCTgcttacaaatacaaaaatctgCATGTGAACGATTGAAAG AAAGGTCTTCTTCACAAAGACGCAACTGTAGCCAAAAAGGAAATGAT ACTAAAGATGGACCTGATCTGAATTACGCTGCATTACATTTCTCAAATGGAAGAACATCAACAGGAAAGAAGGGAGAGTTGAGGACTGAAGAATGTGTGTATTCACAGGTTAAAAGATCAGTTTGA
- the LOC124860762 gene encoding uncharacterized protein LOC124860762 isoform X2: protein MLFFFMLSILFHVLLFSPNVDTLVPVVTVQPGQSVTLTCAFSRRYQSNMWYYWYKQSAGDTLDLIAMQQKMIIPKYGPNFSASRFSVIHTGDSSNLTIFSTVQKDEGMYHCAEMDTLKSTWSGTYLSIKGNSKSTSTYTVVQQPTVSQTLQCSLLSDSENTTCSGDSSVFWFRARSDKSFPDVIYTEGEKAENCEKRSDSQKRCIYNFSKNVSFSDAGTYYCAVATCGQILFGKERDPQIERSSSQRRNCSQKGNDTKDGPDLNYAALHFSNGRTSTGKKGELRTEECVYSQVKRSV, encoded by the exons ATGTTGTTCTTTTTCATGTTGTCCATTTTGTTTCACGTGCTGCTTTTTTCCCCCAATGTAGATACTTTGGTTCCAGTGGTCACAGTGCAACCTGGTCAATCTGTGACTTTAACATGTGCTTTTAGTAGGAGATATCAGAGCAACATGTGGTATTACTGGTACAAGCAGAGTGCCGGAGATACTCTGGATTTAATCGCGATGCAGCAGAAAATGATAATCCCAAAATATGGGCCAAATTTCTCTGCTTCAAGATTCAGTGTAATTCACACTGGGGATAGCAGCAATCTTACAATTTTTTCAACAGTTCAAAAAGATGAGGGAATGTATCACTGTGCTGAAATGGACACACTTAAATCTACGTGGAGTGGGACTTACTTATCAATAAAAG GAAACTCTAAGAGTACATCGACCTACACTGTTGTTCAGCAGCCGACAGTCTCACAGACCCTGCAGTGTTCACTCCTCTCTGACTCTGAGAACACAACCTGTTCAGGAGATTCCAGTGTGTTCTGGTTCAGGGCCAGATCAGATAAATCTTTTCCAGATGTTATCTACACTGAGGGGGAAAAAGCAGAAAATTGTGAGAAGAGATCTGATTCTCAGAAGAGATGTATTTATAACTTCTCTAAGAACGTCAGCTTCTCTGATGCTGGGACTTACTACTGTGCTGTGGCCACATGTGGACAGATACTATTTGGAAAGGAAAGGGACCCTCAAATCG AAAGGTCTTCTTCACAAAGACGCAACTGTAGCCAAAAAGGAAATGAT ACTAAAGATGGACCTGATCTGAATTACGCTGCATTACATTTCTCAAATGGAAGAACATCAACAGGAAAGAAGGGAGAGTTGAGGACTGAAGAATGTGTGTATTCACAGGTTAAAAGATCAGTTTGA
- the LOC124860762 gene encoding uncharacterized protein LOC124860762 isoform X1, producing MLFFFMLSILFHVLLFSPNVDTLVPVVTVQPGQSVTLTCAFSRRYQSNMWYYWYKQSAGDTLDLIAMQQKMIIPKYGPNFSASRFSVIHTGDSSNLTIFSTVQKDEGMYHCAEMDTLKSTWSGTYLSIKGNSKSTSTYTVVQQPTVSQTLQCSLLSDSENTTCSGDSSVFWFRARSDKSFPDVIYTEGEKAENCEKRSDSQKRCIYNFSKNVSFSDAGTYYCAVATCGQILFGKERDPQIDKTNEIHVVVVTIICLVISVTGNIVFICLQIQKSACERLKERSSSQRRNCSQKGNDTKDGPDLNYAALHFSNGRTSTGKKGELRTEECVYSQVKRSV from the exons ATGTTGTTCTTTTTCATGTTGTCCATTTTGTTTCACGTGCTGCTTTTTTCCCCCAATGTAGATACTTTGGTTCCAGTGGTCACAGTGCAACCTGGTCAATCTGTGACTTTAACATGTGCTTTTAGTAGGAGATATCAGAGCAACATGTGGTATTACTGGTACAAGCAGAGTGCCGGAGATACTCTGGATTTAATCGCGATGCAGCAGAAAATGATAATCCCAAAATATGGGCCAAATTTCTCTGCTTCAAGATTCAGTGTAATTCACACTGGGGATAGCAGCAATCTTACAATTTTTTCAACAGTTCAAAAAGATGAGGGAATGTATCACTGTGCTGAAATGGACACACTTAAATCTACGTGGAGTGGGACTTACTTATCAATAAAAG GAAACTCTAAGAGTACATCGACCTACACTGTTGTTCAGCAGCCGACAGTCTCACAGACCCTGCAGTGTTCACTCCTCTCTGACTCTGAGAACACAACCTGTTCAGGAGATTCCAGTGTGTTCTGGTTCAGGGCCAGATCAGATAAATCTTTTCCAGATGTTATCTACACTGAGGGGGAAAAAGCAGAAAATTGTGAGAAGAGATCTGATTCTCAGAAGAGATGTATTTATAACTTCTCTAAGAACGTCAGCTTCTCTGATGCTGGGACTTACTACTGTGCTGTGGCCACATGTGGACAGATACTATTTGGAAAGGAAAGGGACCCTCAAATCG ataaaacaaatgaaattcaTGTGGTGGTGGTCACAATAATCTGTTTGGTAATTTCTGTAACTGGTAACATTGTCTTCATCTgcttacaaatacaaaaatctgCATGTGAACGATTGAAAG AAAGGTCTTCTTCACAAAGACGCAACTGTAGCCAAAAAGGAAATGAT ACTAAAGATGGACCTGATCTGAATTACGCTGCATTACATTTCTCAAATGGAAGAACATCAACAGGAAAGAAGGGAGAGTTGAGGACTGAAGAATGTGTGTATTCACAGGTTAAAAGATCAGTTTGA
- the LOC124860796 gene encoding uncharacterized protein LOC124860796 — translation MTLLWITLLLLHQVYTLVPVVTVELGQSVILTCAFGRKYQSNTWLYWYKQSAGDTLKLIGMLQRSISPNYGPYFSDSRFSITYVGDSSNLTILTTAQNDEGMYHCAELDTMESMWSGTYLSIKGNSKSTSTYTVVQQPTVSQTLQCSLLSDSENTTCSGDPSVFWFRARSDKSYPDVIYTEGEKAENSEKRSDSQKRCIYNFSKNVSSSYAGTYYCAVATCGQILFGKERDPQIDKTNEINVLVVTVICLVISVIGNIVFICFRTQRSACERLKESSSSQRRRNFSQKENDTKGRPDLNYAALHFSDGRTSTSKEKRELMTECVYSPVKGSV, via the exons ATGACTCTGTTATGGATCACATTGTTACTTCTTCATCAAGTGT ATACTTTGGTTCCAGTCGTCACAGTTGAACTTGGTCAATCTGTGATCCTGACATGTGCTTTTGGTAGAAAATATCAGAGCAACACATGGCTTTACTGGTACAAGCAGAGTGCTGGAGATACTCTGAAGTTAATCGGGATGCTGCAGAGAAGCATAAGCCCCAACTATGGACCCTATTTCTCCGATTCAAGATTCAGTATAACATACGTTGGGGATAGCAGCAATCTTACAATTTTAACAACAGCTCAAAACGATGAGGGAATGTATCACTGTGCTGAATTGGACACAATGGAATCTATGTGGAGTGGAACTTATTTATcaataaaag GAAACTCTAAGAGTACATCGACCTACACTGTTGTTCAGCAGCCGACAGTCTCACAGACCCTGCAGTGTTCACTCCTCTCTGACTCTGAGAACACAACCTGTTCAGGAGATCCCAGTGTGTTCTGGTTCAGGGCCAGATCAGATAAATCTTATCCAGATGTTATCTACACTGAGGGGGAAAAGGCTGAAAATAGTGAGAAGAGATCTGATTCTCAGAAGAGATGTATTTATAACTTCTCTAAGAACGTCAGCTCCTCTTATGCTGGGACTTACTACTGTGCTGTGGCCACATGTGGACAGATACTATTTGGAAAGGAAAGGGACCCTCAAATCG ataaaacaaatgaaatcaaTGTGCTTGTGGTCACAGTAATCTGTTTGGTCATTTCTGTAATTGGTAACATTGTCTTCATCTGCTTTCGAACACAAAGATCTGCATGTGAACGATTGAAAG AAAGCTCTTCTTCACAGAGAAGACGCAACTTTAGCCAAAAAGAAAACGAT ACTAAAGGTAGACCTGATCTGAACTACGCTGCATTACATTTCTCAGATGGAAGAACATCAACAtcaaaagagaagagagagttGATGACTGAATGTGTGTATTCACCAGTTAAAGGATCAGTGTGA
- the LOC124860085 gene encoding T cell receptor alpha chain MC.7.G5-like produces MTVLWITLLLLHQGYTLVPLVTVELGQSVILTCAFARKYQSNTWLYWYKQNAGDTLNLIVKQQKSIIPKYGPQFPASRFSVTYSGDSSNLTISSTVQSDEGMYHCSEMDTLESIWSGTYLSIKGNIKRTSSYTVVQQSVSSDPSRLTDSETLQCSLLSDSENTTCSGDPSVFWFRGRPDKSSPDFIYTDGEKAENCENRSDSQKRCVYNFSKNVSSSDAWTYYCAVVTCGQILFANKMNLNIDKTNNINVLVVTIICLIISVIGNVVSICKALLHRGYPTLAKKETM; encoded by the exons ATGACTGTCTTGTGGATCACATTGTTACTTCTTCATCAAGGGT ATACTTTGGTTCCACTGGTCACAGTTGAACTTGGTCAGTCAGTGATTTTGACATGTGCTTTTGCGAGGAAATATCAGAGCAACACATGGCTTTACTGGTACAAGCAAAACGCTGGAGATACTCTGAATTTAATCGTAAAGCAGCAGAAAAGCATAATCCCCAAGTATGGACCACAATTCCCTGCTTCAAGATTCAGTGTAACATACAGTGGGGATAGCAGCAATCTTACAATTTCCTCTACAGTTCAAAGCGATGAGGGAATGTATCACTGTTCTGAAATGGACACACTGGAATCTATTTGGAGTGGGACTTATTTATcaataaaag GAAACATCAAGAGAACATCAAGCTACACTGTTGTTCAGCAGTCAGTGAGTTCTGATCCCTCCCGTCTAACAGACTCAGAGACCCTGCAGTGTTCACTCCTCTCTGACTCTGAGAACACAACCTGTTCAGGAGATCCCAGTGTGTTCTGGTTCAGAGGCAGACCAGATAAATCTTCTCCAGATTTTATCTATACTGATGGAGAAAAAGCCGAAAATTGTGAGAACAGATCTGACTCTCAGAAGAGATGCGTTTATAACTTCTCTAAGAACGTCAGCTCCTCTGATGCTTGGACTTACTACTGTGCTGTGGTCACATGTGGACAGATactatttgcaaataaaatgaaccTTAACATCG aTAAAACTAATAATATAAATGTACTGGTGGTCACAATAATCTGTTTGATCATTTCTGTAATTGGTAATGTTGTCTCCATCTGC AAAGCTCTTCTTCACAGAGGATATCCAACTTTAGCCAAAAAGGAAACGATGTAA
- the LOC124860086 gene encoding uncharacterized protein LOC124860086, translating to MTSLWLALLLIHQGYTLVPVVTVELGQSVTLTCAFGRKYQRNTWLYWYKQSAGDTLNLIVMLQRRIIPKYGPHFSASRFNITYFGDISNLTIFTTVQKDEGMYHCSEKDMIESTWSGTYLSIKGYSKRTSSYTVVQQSASSDPSRPTDSETLQCSLLSDSENTTCSGDPSMFWFRARSDKSYLDVIYTEGEKAENCKKRSDFQKRCVYNFSKNVSSSDAGTYYCAVVTCGQILFGKETNVKHDKTCEINVLVITIICLIISVTCNIFICCKTKRATCHQFKDSSTSQTRHNFNKKVDDVTEDGPDLNYAALHFSKGRTSRVKNKRELMTEESVYSQIKG from the exons ATGACTTCGTTATGGCTCGCATTGTTACTTATTCATCAAGGGT ATACTTTGGTGCCAGTGGTCACAGTGGAACTTGGTCAATCTGTGACTTTGACATGTGCTTTTGGTAGGAAATATCAGAGGAACACATGGCTTTATTGGTACAAGCAGAGTGCTGGCGATACTTTGAATTTAATTGTTATGCTGCAGAGAAGGATAATCCCAAAGTATGGACCACATTTCTCTGCTTCAAGATTCAATATAACATACTTTGGGGATATCAGCAATCTTACCATTTTCACAACAGTTCAAAAAGATGAGGGAATGTATCACTGTTCTGAAAAGGACATGATTGAATCTACTTGGAGTGGGACCTATTTATcaataaaag GATACTCTAAGAGAACATCAAGTTACACTGTTGTTCAGCAGTCAGCGAGCTCTGATCCCTCCCGTCCAACAGACTCAGAGACTCTGCAGTGTTCACTGCTCTCTGACTCTGAGAACACAACCTGCTCAGGAGATCCCAGTATGTTCTGGTTCAGAGCCAGATCAGATAAATCTTATCTAGATGTTATCTACACTGAGggagaaaaagctgaaaattgTAAAAAGAGATCCGACTTTCAGAAGAGATGCGTTTATAACTTCTCTAAGAATGTCAGCTCCTCTGATGCTGGGACCTACTACTGTGCTGTGGTCACATGTGGACAGATACTATTTGGAAAGGAAACAAACGTTAAACACG aTAAAACATGTGAAATCAATGTTCTTGTCATCACAATAATCTGTTTGATCATTTCTGTGACTTGTAATATTTTCATctgttgcaaaacaaaaagagcaacATGTCACCAATTTAAAG ATAGCTCTACTTCACAGACAAGGCACAACTTTAACAAAAAAGTAGATGATGTT ACTGAAGATGGACCAGATCTGAACTATGCTGCGTTACATTTCTCAAAAGGGAGAACATCAAGAGTAAAGAACAAGCGAGAATTGATGACTGAAGAAAGTGTGTATTCACAAATTAAAGGATGA